In Pseudomonas fluorescens, the following are encoded in one genomic region:
- a CDS encoding nucleoside-diphosphate sugar epimerase/dehydratase — MERLRAHLVGLPRRQKRLIQVSADVVLVWVTLWLAFVVRLGIDEMANPFIAHPWLFLIAPVVAIPLFIRFGMYRAVMRYFGNDALIAIIKAVSLSSLILGVIVYWYSNHQNIIPRSIIFNYWWLSLIMIGGLRLAMRQYFLGDWFTAVQHVPFTSRDDGLPRVAVYGAGAAGNQLVAALRIGRAMRPVAFIDDDKGIAERIISGLHVYNPEQIQRMIDVTGAQEVLLAIPSSNRGRRREILSFLEGFPLHVRSVPGFMDLASGRVKVDDIQEVDIADLLGRDSVAAQGELLEHCIKGQSVLVTGAGGSIGSELCRQILALRPTTLLLLDHSEFNLYSILSELEQRIARESLPVHLLPILGSVRNPDKLLDVMKTWHVDTVYHAAAYKHVPMVEHNIAEGVLNNVIGTLNTAQAALQAGVANFVLISTDKAVRPTNVMGSTKRLAELTLQALSREMAPVLFGDTGNVSRVNKTRFTMVRFGNVLGSSGSVIPLFHKQIKSGGPLTVTHPKITRYFMTIPEAAQLVIQAGSMGQGGDVFVLDMGEPVKIVELAEKMIHLSGLSVRSEKNVHGDISIEFTGLRPGEKLYEELLIGDNVVSTQHPMIMSANEDHLTWDVLKAKLTELLAAVEQDDYARVRQLLRDTVSGYAPDGEIVDWIYQQRRLEP; from the coding sequence ATGGAGAGGTTACGAGCTCATTTAGTCGGGCTACCACGCCGCCAGAAGCGACTGATTCAGGTTTCGGCCGACGTCGTTCTGGTTTGGGTCACCCTGTGGCTGGCGTTCGTTGTTCGTCTTGGCATTGATGAGATGGCAAATCCGTTTATTGCTCACCCCTGGCTATTCCTGATTGCTCCAGTGGTTGCCATACCTTTGTTCATCCGCTTTGGCATGTATCGTGCTGTGATGCGCTATTTCGGCAATGACGCACTGATCGCCATTATCAAGGCTGTGAGCTTGTCATCCCTGATTCTTGGGGTGATCGTCTACTGGTACAGCAACCACCAAAATATCATCCCACGCTCGATCATCTTCAATTACTGGTGGTTGAGTCTGATCATGATTGGCGGTTTGCGTTTGGCAATGCGTCAGTACTTCTTGGGAGACTGGTTTACAGCTGTTCAGCATGTGCCCTTTACGAGCCGAGATGATGGTCTCCCGAGAGTGGCAGTTTATGGCGCCGGTGCCGCAGGGAATCAGCTTGTTGCGGCATTACGCATTGGGCGGGCCATGCGCCCGGTAGCATTCATTGATGATGATAAAGGCATCGCCGAGCGGATAATCTCAGGCCTGCATGTCTACAATCCCGAGCAAATCCAGCGAATGATCGACGTTACCGGTGCTCAAGAGGTCCTTCTTGCGATTCCGTCGTCCAACAGAGGCCGTCGCCGTGAGATCCTCTCGTTCCTTGAAGGTTTTCCGCTGCATGTTCGAAGTGTGCCGGGTTTCATGGATCTGGCGAGTGGTAGAGTCAAGGTCGATGATATTCAGGAAGTAGACATTGCTGACTTGCTCGGCCGTGACTCCGTAGCTGCTCAGGGAGAGTTGCTCGAGCACTGCATCAAGGGGCAGTCGGTTCTTGTTACTGGAGCAGGTGGTTCAATCGGTTCAGAACTTTGCCGTCAAATCCTGGCTTTGCGGCCAACAACGTTGTTACTGCTAGATCATAGTGAATTTAATCTCTACAGCATTTTGTCTGAACTAGAGCAGCGCATCGCACGGGAATCACTACCGGTTCATCTGTTGCCTATTCTCGGTTCCGTACGCAATCCAGACAAGTTGCTGGACGTGATGAAAACCTGGCACGTAGACACTGTCTACCATGCCGCTGCTTACAAACACGTACCCATGGTAGAGCACAACATTGCCGAAGGCGTCCTGAACAATGTGATCGGCACGCTCAATACCGCCCAGGCCGCTCTCCAAGCCGGTGTGGCCAACTTTGTATTGATCTCCACGGACAAAGCGGTGCGTCCGACCAATGTGATGGGTAGCACCAAGCGGCTTGCGGAATTGACACTGCAGGCACTGAGCCGCGAGATGGCCCCGGTGCTCTTTGGTGATACGGGCAATGTGTCGCGGGTCAATAAAACCCGATTTACCATGGTCCGATTTGGTAACGTGCTGGGGTCATCGGGTTCGGTGATTCCGTTATTTCATAAGCAGATCAAGTCGGGTGGGCCGCTCACCGTTACTCACCCTAAAATTACCCGTTATTTCATGACCATTCCCGAAGCGGCACAGCTGGTGATTCAAGCTGGGTCCATGGGGCAGGGTGGGGACGTGTTTGTTCTGGACATGGGCGAGCCGGTGAAAATTGTGGAGTTAGCGGAAAAGATGATTCATCTTTCCGGCTTGAGTGTTCGCTCTGAAAAAAATGTACACGGTGACATTTCCATTGAGTTTACTGGTCTGCGTCCGGGCGAGAAACTTTATGAAGAGTTGTTGATCGGTGACAACGTAGTCTCCACCCAACATCCCATGATCATGAGTGCCAATGAAGATCATCTGACTTGGGACGTGCTCAAGGCCAAGCTGACGGAACTGCTCGCAGCAGTTGAGCAGGATGACTATGCACGAGTACGTCAATTGCTGCGCGACACGGTCAGCGGATATGCTCCAGATGGTGAAATTGTCGACTGGATCTATCAACAACGACGCCTCGAGCCCTGA